The following DNA comes from Capillibacterium thermochitinicola.
GCCGAGATTAAAGCCCGTAGCCGCTTGGCCATCCGCAAAAAGCTCCAGCCGCTCTATACGGCCATCCGCGCCTGGTCCGAACTGGACTCCTTACAACTGTACCGGGAACTCTTCGCCAACCGGGAACTTCTCGCCCAAATGGCCGCCGGACGGTTCCCACCGGCGACCCTGAACCGTCTCCGCCAGGCCGTTTTGAAAACCTTCAGCACCAATCATCTCTTCTATGAAGACCTGGCCCCCTTCTTTTATTTCCGGGGAAAAATTGAAGGGTTCCCCAAGTTCCCGGAGATTAAACACTTGATCATCGACGAGGCACAGGATTACACCCTGTTTCACTACCGGATCATCCAGGAACTCTTTCCCGCCGCAACCCTGACGATCCTCGGTGATCCGAACCAGACCATCCATCCCCGGCAATACCGGAGTTCCTTCGCCGAGATCGAAGCGGTTTTTACCGGCCGCAACCCGCAGACCTTTACCTTAAACAAAAGTTACCGGTCAACCCGGGAGATTACCGCTTTCACCCATGCGTTGCTGCCCGAACCGGCTGTGGCGGCCGAAGCAATCAACCGTCCCGGGCCAAAACCGGTGTTGACGAGGGTTTTAGTCCCCGAACTCCTCATCCCGGCCCTCGCCGACCGGATCCGCGCTTTAAACGCCACCGGCTACTCTTCCCTGGCCGTGATCGGCAAAACCGCCCGTGAATGCCAGGCGGTTTACGAAAAACTAAAAGCCTTGGCCCCGATCCGGCTGCTCACCAAGGAAGAGAAGACCCTGGCCGGCGGCCCGGTCATCATCCCGTCCTATCTGGCCAAAGGATTGGAATTTGATGCCGTCTTAATCTGCGATTGCTCCCGCGCGGTTTACCGCACCCCGGAGGAACTCCCGATCCTTTATACCGTTTGTACCCGCGCGTTACACCGGCTTTATCTGTATTATACCGGTGAACTCTCCCCCCTGCTCGCCCGGGTCAACCCGGATCTTTACACCAGGAGCAGCTATCCGGAGGAACCGCCACGGGAGGATTAACTATCCTTTTTTATTTTTAAGCAAAGGAGTGTGTTTTTTCGTGCTTAACCCCGCCGACCTGGGCATCCAGATCCCTACGGTTTTAGTCCCCGCCGCCCACATCGACCCAACCAAATGGGCGGTGATCGCCTGCGACCAGTATACATCAAACCCCGAGTACTGGGCAGAAGTCAGAAGGCAGATTGGTGATTCGCCTTCCACTTTCGATCTGATCCTCCCCGAGGTTTATTTGGACGACCCGGAGGTCGACACCAAAATCCAACAGATTAACGCACGGATGCGTACCTACTTGGCGGAAAAAATCCTCGTTCCTCTGGAGCCGGGGTTGATCCTCATCGACCGCCGGACCGCCCATGTCCCGTCCCGGAAAGGACTGCTCCTCGCCGTCGATCTGGAAAAGTATGATTACCGGCCAGGGACCAAAAGTTTGATCCGCCCCACCGAAGAGACGATCGCCGACCGTTTACCACCCCGCATTAAAATCCGGGAAGGGGCGCTTTTAGAGGTACCCCATATTATGCTCCTCCTCGATGATCCGGAACAGACCGTAATCGAACCACTATTCGCGCACACCTCGGATTTACCGCTGCTCTACGATTTTGATCTGATGATGAACGGCGGACACCTCACCGGTTATCACCTGACGGATCCGGTGCTCCTCAACCGGACTTTCCAATCCTTAACCCGTTTGATCACTCCAGAGTTCACCGCCGCCAGGTACGGCCCGGACGAAGCACCCCTTCTGTTTGCCGTCGGTGACGGTAACCATTCGCTGGCCACCGCCAAAGCAATCTGGGAGAAGCTTAAACAGCAAATTACCGATCCTGCTACCTTGCAGGATCATCCGGCCCGTTTCTGCCTGGTTGAAGTGGTCAACCTTTACGACGAAGGATTGATCTTCCATCCGATCCACCGTCTTTTGTTCAACATCGATGCCGACCAGTTCTTCGGGGAACTCCAAAGCCACCTGCCTTGCCGGATTACTACCGACCGGCCAGAAGGACCGGATAACCCTGAAACCCAGTATTTTCACTTTTGCACCGCCACCACCACCGGCATGGTCATCCTTGAGCAACCCGGTTCGGTCCTGACCGTCGGTACTTTGCAACCGTTCCTCGATGCTTATCTCCGCCGTCATCCGGAATGCCGGATCGACTATATCCACGGCGACGAAACCATTAAAACCCTGGGACGACAACCGGGTAACCTCGGCCTAATCCTGCCACCCTTAAACAAGCATGATCTCTTTAAGACCGTCATCCGCGACGGCGCTTTACCCCGGAAAACCTTTTCCATGGGGGAAGCCGATGAAAAGCGGTTTTATTTCGAAGCGCGCAAAATCCGGCGCGACTAGTTACCACCACCTCACCCAAACCGGCCGAAACCCTGAGCGGGCCAGTAAAAAAGCCACCGTCAATGGTGGCTTTTTTCCGTGCCGCGTACCGGTTAAGCAATGTTCAAGAAAAATCGTGTTCGGCCTCTTTCCGGAGGATAACATCGTGGGCACTGCCCTCCCGCAGGGTAAGCGGGGAGACCAGGGTGAGGCGGGCTTTCTTCTGTAACTCGGGGATGGTCAGGGCGCCGCAGTTGCACATCGTCGATTTGATCTTCGCCAGGGTTAAATCAAGGTTATCTTTTAATTTCCCGGCATAGGGGACATAGGAATCAACCCCTTCTTCAAAGGTTAAATGCTCCCCGTCTCTATGGTCATAACGGGCCCAGTTCCGCGCCCGGTTTGACCCTTCACCCCAGTATTCCTTCACGTAGTTCATACCATGCCGGATCTTGCGGGTTGGGCTTTCGTCAAAACGGGCAAAATACCGGCCGAGCATCACAAAGTCAGCCCCCATCGCCAGGGCCAGCACGATGTGATAGTCATGGACAATCCCCCCGTCGGAACAGATGGGGATATAGATCCCGGTCCGGTCGAAGTATTCGTCGCGCGCCTTCGCCACTTCAATCACAGCCGTAGCTTGTCCCCGTCCGATTCCCTTTTGTTCCCGGGTAATACAGATCGAACCACCGCCGATCCCGACCTTCACAAAATCAGCCCCGGCTTCGGCCAGATATAAAAAGGCTTCCCGGTCCACCACGTTCCCACCGCCGACTTTAACTTCGCCCCGGTACTTCTCCTTAATCGTTTTAATGGTCTCAAACTGCCATTCGCTGTAACCGTCGGAAGAGTCGACACAAAGAATATCCGCCCCGGCTTCCACCAAGGCCGGCACCCGGTCGTGATAATCCCGGGTGTTGATCCCGGCCCCCACCATCAGTCTTTTATGCTGATCCAAAAGTTCCAGCGGATTTTCCTTATGGGCGGTGTAATCTTTCCGGAAAACCAGGTATTTAAGCCGTTGCTCCTCATCGATGATGGGTAAACAGTTCAATTTATGCTCCCAGATTAAATCATTGGCCTCCGAGAGGGTAAGTCCATCCTTGCCGTAGACCATCTCGGAAAAGGGGGTCATAAATTCTTTTACTTTCGTCTCGACCGGAGTACGTCCTTTCCGGTAGTCTCTACTGGTGACGATCCCCAAGAGCTTACCGTTGGGCGAACCGTCATCGGTAATGGCGATGGTGGAATGGCCGGTTTTTGCGGTCAAAGCCAGCACATCGGCCAGCGTATGCTCGGGGGTTAAGTTGGAGTCGCTAACCACAAAACCGGCTTTATAGCTTTTCACCCGCTTTACCATCTCGGCCTGGGCTTCGATGGGCTGGGAGGCGTAAATAAAGGAAAGCCCCCCGCATCTGGCCAGTTCGATCGCCATCCGCTCCCCGGAGACCGCTTGCATGATTGCCGAGACAAGAGGGATATTCAGATGTAAAGGAGAGGTTTCCCCCCGTTTAAACCGAACGATCGGTGTTTTCAGGTTGACGTTCTCCGGCACACAGTCCTTAGTAGTTAAATTGGGTAAGAGTAAATATTCGCTGAAGGTCCGACTTGGTTCATCATAAAAATAAGCCATTGAACAACCTCCATCCGTTCTTTTAAATTCTAACAATTATAAAGAAGTTTTAGGCTGCTGTCAAGCCCATTCCGGGAAGGAAAGCGCCTGTGCCACCCATGGGTTTTGCTTTTTCAATGCTTTTTCCGTGCATAGCGAAACTTCTCTGGGGAATATTAGTCATGAAATTGTCAAACCCAAATAGTAGAAAGGAAGGTAGATAGATTGGCGGAAGAACATCACGAACATGGAAATCTGGAAAACCGTGGCGAGGAAACGGACCGCTTCCGCTCCCGGGTCACCATTCCCTTGCTGACGGTGGCGTTGGTCGCCTCTTTAGTCTGGGGCTTTACCCAGTTCCGCGCCAGACGAAACTGGGAAATTAGAGCGGAAAACCAATATAACCGGTCCTTTTCCGAATTGTCCATCCATGTCGGGGAGTTAGAAAACAAACTGGCGGAAGCTCTGGTCTCCAATTCCCGTCCACACTTGGTAAAGACCTTTTCCGATATTTGGCGCCAAGCCTATCTCTCCCAAGAAGATCTGGGGCAATTGCCCTTAACCTCGGTGGAACTAAGTAGAACCAAAGAATTTTTAGCGAAGGTCGGGGCTTTCTCCCATAGTATTGTGACCAAACTGAACCAAAATACGAATTCTGCGGCGGTACCCGCGGCCACCGGGGAAAGTGTGCAGTATCTATCCGACCGCGATTGGGAAACCTTAAATGCTTTACACCAACAAGCCCGCTACCTGGCCGACCAGTTGGTCGACCTCCAAGAGAGCATCCTGGAAGCGGACGAACGGTGGCTGCCGGTTGATCGCCTCTCCACCGCGGCTTTGGCGGCCGATGTCTCCGATCGTTTGGAAACCAACAAAATCACCAAAAGTTTTATGATGATGGAGGATGGTTTTAAACGCCTGCCCGATCCGGAGATGGAAGGCAACCTGTTGAGCATCAAGCCGGTCCCGAAGGGAATCACCGGGGCTGAAATCTCCCAGGAACAAGGGCGGGAAATCGCCAGCAGTTTTGTGAACAAAGAGGATCCCCGGTACGAAGTGGCTTATGACGAAAAGATCAATGGCGACCATCCGCTGTACCTCTACACCCTGAAGAAAAAGGACAACAAGGGTAAAGCCGCCGCCAGTGGCCGCTTGGCGGTGACCGTCAAAGGCGGACACGTGGCCTGGATGCTAAAAGAAAGAAGCGTCGCTGAACAAAAACTTTCGTTGGACGAAGCGAAGGAAGCAGCCCGGAAATACATGGAGAGCCGAGGTTACCGCGGATTAACCCCCGTGGGTGCGGAAGAATACCGGAATGTGGCCGTGGTTTCCCTTTGTTCCCAAAGCGGGGAGACGGTTATCTATCCGGAGATGATCAAAGTTCAAGTCGCCCTGGACGACGGGGAGATCATGGGGGTGGAAACCATGTCCTATTTAACCTTCCACGATCCGCAGCGCCGGATTTCTACCCCAGGCCTCTCAGTGGCCGCCGCCCGGAGCAGGTTAAACAAGCGCTTCAACGTGGAATCCATCAAAGAGGCGATTATCCTAAATGACCAGTACCAAGAGGTGCTGACCTACGAATGTGTCGGGCGGATCGGACAAAATCGTTACCGGGTTTACCTCAACGCCGACACCGGCGAGGAGGAACGCATTCAACGAATCGACGAAGAAGGTGTCCCGTTTAGATAAACTTGTCCTGCGGGCAAGTCCGGGCACCCTTGTCCGTACGCCCGCAGGAAGGCCATCTCCATCGTCCAGCCGCCCGTAGAAGTGCGGGGGCGCCCACACTGTACGATCGAAACGACAAAACCGGCTGAAGCCGGTTTTTTTATGGTCGTCCACCAGATCGCCTTTTTCCGCTCTTCGCTTACTTAAGAAAATATTGCTTGCCGGGGTGACCTCCATGTCGCACGGTCTGCTTTCGATCTCCGCTTCACTAAGAATATGGTACCATGAAATTCAAGCGGGCGGAAACACCATTTAGTTCTCGGTAGCTATTCCTTACCGCCGTAATAAAAGAAAAGCTCCGCCGACCATCAAAAGAATACCGATGACCTTTCCTACGGTCAAGGGGACCGTATCCTGATTGAAAAGGCCAAAATGGTCAATTAAATAGGCCGTCAACAGCTGGAAAAAGATAATGCCGGTGGTGGCATTCCCCGCCCCGATCCTGGAGATCGCCACCGCTACTCCGTAAATGATGGCGACCCCAATGGGCCCGCCCAGCCAGTAATAATAGGGGATCTCGCCCGCGGCCTTGAGGAAAGCCCCCCCCTTTGGCCATCAGAAGGAGAAGACCGCCCACCGTCAAAGTACCGAGCAGTTGGACACTGAAGGTCGCCGGTATTAATCCCAACTTTTCCCCTAAATAGGAATTCAAACAACCTTGGACGGCCATCAACGCCCCGGCCAGACCCGCAACCAACAAAAAAACAATCGACACGTGCCTCCACCTCTCTTGTCGACGGTTGCCTTTATTTTCCCCGCGCCGGCCGGGGCATATCCCGGGGCAGACCATGAATAAGATGGAAGAGAAAAGGGGGAGGAAGATTGGGCCTGGTTTTATTCGCCGCTTTCCTCGGTTTTTTGGTTGGGGTGAGTGGTGCCGGTTTAGGCGGGGTCGTGGCCGGACTGTGTCCGACCGTCACCCGGCGACAACAGAGTTTACTGATGGGATCCTCCGGCGGTATTATGCTCGGCGTCGTCATTTGGGATCTCTTCCCGGAAGCCTGGAGCCTTAGTCCGGTGCACACTATAACCGGCACAATCGCCGGCGCCCTTTTCCTGCTGATCCTCCGCCAACTTGACCAAGAAACCACCGCCCCTACCGCCGAAGCCCGTTTTACGAAAACCGGCCGCTTGTTGGGTTTCGGGATCGCCCTGCATAATTTCCCCGAAGGGTTGGCCGTAGGCACCGTTTTCGTTCACGAGCCCTTCTCGGCGCTTTGGTGGCGACTTTCCCTGCTCATGGCGCTGCACAATATTCCGGAAGGAATTGCGGTCGCCACCACCTTACGGTTGGGCAAAACCAAGTGGTGGCCGATCGTCCGGACTTTATTCTGGGCCGAAGTCCCTATGGCGGTCGGTGCTCTCCTCGGCGGCCTGCTCGGCCAGATCGCCACCCCCTGGTCCGCCACGGCTTTAGGTTTTGCCGGTGGGGCTATGCTCACCCTCGTTCTGGTGGAAATGATTCCCCTCGCCACCCGGCTGGCCGGTTGGCCGTCGGCCTTAACCGGTCTTGCCCTGGGCGCCGCTGGCGCCCGCCTCCTGATCCTCTTCCTTGCCTCCCGAGTATAAAAAAACATGAGGCGGGAAAACTTAAAAAAAAGGAGGGACGATAAGATTGCCGAATATGAATAATCGAGTAAAGGTAAAATGCTACGTGGACAGCTGTCACTACTGGGATCAGAATAACATCTGTGTCGCGGACACCATTGAGGTTGACAACCAACGGTTCAACCCGGATATGGAGATCGGAACGCTGGGTGGAGGTCATAACGAAGCCGACACCTCGAAGGCCACCTACTGCCGGACCTTCAAACCCAAAAACATGTGAAACCTGCACCGTCTGTCCCAAAGACAGACGGTTTTTTCGTTTATAGTTTTCTCCGGAAAGGCGGGAGGGATGAATAATGTCAACCCACACCCAATGGCGGACGCTTACGGAAGTCA
Coding sequences within:
- a CDS encoding DUF1015 domain-containing protein; this translates as MCFFVLNPADLGIQIPTVLVPAAHIDPTKWAVIACDQYTSNPEYWAEVRRQIGDSPSTFDLILPEVYLDDPEVDTKIQQINARMRTYLAEKILVPLEPGLILIDRRTAHVPSRKGLLLAVDLEKYDYRPGTKSLIRPTEETIADRLPPRIKIREGALLEVPHIMLLLDDPEQTVIEPLFAHTSDLPLLYDFDLMMNGGHLTGYHLTDPVLLNRTFQSLTRLITPEFTAARYGPDEAPLLFAVGDGNHSLATAKAIWEKLKQQITDPATLQDHPARFCLVEVVNLYDEGLIFHPIHRLLFNIDADQFFGELQSHLPCRITTDRPEGPDNPETQYFHFCTATTTGMVILEQPGSVLTVGTLQPFLDAYLRRHPECRIDYIHGDETIKTLGRQPGNLGLILPPLNKHDLFKTVIRDGALPRKTFSMGEADEKRFYFEARKIRRD
- a CDS encoding IMP dehydrogenase encodes the protein MAYFYDEPSRTFSEYLLLPNLTTKDCVPENVNLKTPIVRFKRGETSPLHLNIPLVSAIMQAVSGERMAIELARCGGLSFIYASQPIEAQAEMVKRVKSYKAGFVVSDSNLTPEHTLADVLALTAKTGHSTIAITDDGSPNGKLLGIVTSRDYRKGRTPVETKVKEFMTPFSEMVYGKDGLTLSEANDLIWEHKLNCLPIIDEEQRLKYLVFRKDYTAHKENPLELLDQHKRLMVGAGINTRDYHDRVPALVEAGADILCVDSSDGYSEWQFETIKTIKEKYRGEVKVGGGNVVDREAFLYLAEAGADFVKVGIGGGSICITREQKGIGRGQATAVIEVAKARDEYFDRTGIYIPICSDGGIVHDYHIVLALAMGADFVMLGRYFARFDESPTRKIRHGMNYVKEYWGEGSNRARNWARYDHRDGEHLTFEEGVDSYVPYAGKLKDNLDLTLAKIKSTMCNCGALTIPELQKKARLTLVSPLTLREGSAHDVILRKEAEHDFS
- the ypeB gene encoding germination protein YpeB, with product MAEEHHEHGNLENRGEETDRFRSRVTIPLLTVALVASLVWGFTQFRARRNWEIRAENQYNRSFSELSIHVGELENKLAEALVSNSRPHLVKTFSDIWRQAYLSQEDLGQLPLTSVELSRTKEFLAKVGAFSHSIVTKLNQNTNSAAVPAATGESVQYLSDRDWETLNALHQQARYLADQLVDLQESILEADERWLPVDRLSTAALAADVSDRLETNKITKSFMMMEDGFKRLPDPEMEGNLLSIKPVPKGITGAEISQEQGREIASSFVNKEDPRYEVAYDEKINGDHPLYLYTLKKKDNKGKAAASGRLAVTVKGGHVAWMLKERSVAEQKLSLDEAKEAARKYMESRGYRGLTPVGAEEYRNVAVVSLCSQSGETVIYPEMIKVQVALDDGEIMGVETMSYLTFHDPQRRISTPGLSVAAARSRLNKRFNVESIKEAIILNDQYQEVLTYECVGRIGQNRYRVYLNADTGEEERIQRIDEEGVPFR
- a CDS encoding DMT family transporter, which gives rise to MPYYYWLGGPIGVAIIYGVAVAISRIGAGNATTGIIFFQLLTAYLIDHFGLFNQDTVPLTVGKVIGILLMVGGAFLLLRR
- a CDS encoding ZIP family metal transporter — translated: MGLVLFAAFLGFLVGVSGAGLGGVVAGLCPTVTRRQQSLLMGSSGGIMLGVVIWDLFPEAWSLSPVHTITGTIAGALFLLILRQLDQETTAPTAEARFTKTGRLLGFGIALHNFPEGLAVGTVFVHEPFSALWWRLSLLMALHNIPEGIAVATTLRLGKTKWWPIVRTLFWAEVPMAVGALLGGLLGQIATPWSATALGFAGGAMLTLVLVEMIPLATRLAGWPSALTGLALGAAGARLLILFLASRV
- a CDS encoding DUF1540 domain-containing protein, which gives rise to MNNRVKVKCYVDSCHYWDQNNICVADTIEVDNQRFNPDMEIGTLGGGHNEADTSKATYCRTFKPKNM